The Scleropages formosus chromosome 11, fSclFor1.1, whole genome shotgun sequence genome window below encodes:
- the LOC114911905 gene encoding E3 ubiquitin/ISG15 ligase TRIM25-like, with the protein MASVMEESRLEEELTCPACQELLRDPHLLPCGHSLCLACIQEARSQSVGGRFRCPRCREEHGVPVPCDACPDEAPPAVPPAATKTCLRCEVSLCAHHVQPHLERPAFRNHPLVEPLDDLGKRRCPEHEEMFRYYCQDERVYICGDCILEGKHGGHQVKTLKKMEKDLKVVLQGRLQKAEAKLKENEKILKEHNSVDRKLTDSSWADTQVERLGASLGAQVERLMGSLRDSAHQERQQVLARLQEDHSRVMRDLQQTRGIQQYLGALLEEKDPFLLIWAYQSEDKKISSELNTPLFSPQPICLDKKRTLENIENKYRHFISETLRCLEELKKDFFQNQLTLDTNTAHPLLSISDDLHSAARVKERLPYPPHPSRFDHWCQVLTIQSFASGSHYWEVEAEGYWDIAVSYRSIGRKGRDGAAFGNNGKSWSLTQQEDGTLSAWHDKRRTPLSARLTGNRVGVSLDCCTGTIAFCEVGDAPSHLYTFNSNFTQPLHLGFGLYKAGLNSRISIVKM; encoded by the exons ATGGCCTCTGTGATGGAAGAGAGTCgcctggaggaggagctcaCTTGCCCGGCATGCCAGGAGCTCCTGCGGGACCCCCACCTGCTACCTTGTGGGCACAGCTTGTGTCTGGCCTGCATTCAGGAGGCACGAAGCCAGAGCGTGGGCGGACGCTTCCGTTGCCCTCGGTGCCGAGAGGAGCACG GGGTACCCGTACCCTGTGATGCCTGCCCAGATGAGGCACCacccgctgtgccccctgcCGCCACCAAAACCTGCCTGCGCTGCGAAGTGTCCCTGTGTGCCCACCATGTACAGCCCCATCTGGAGCGGCCTGCCTTCCGCAATCATCCCCTAGTGGAGCCCCTGGATGACCTGGGCAAGAGAAGGTGCCCTGAGCATGAGGAGATGTTCCGCTACTACTGCCAGGATGAGCGGGTCTACATCTGTGGTGACTGCATCCTGGAGGGCAAACATGGGGGGCACCAGGTGAAGACCCTGAAGAAGATGGAAAAGGACCTCAAG GTGGTTCTACAGGGACGTCTACAGAAAGCGGAGGCAAAACTAAAAGAAAAcgagaaaatcctgaaggaacACAACAGCGTTGATCGTAAGCTCACG GACTCCTCCTGGGCTGACACCCAGGTGGAGCGTCTTGGGGCCAGCCTTGGGGCCCAGGTGGAGCGGCTGATGGGATCCCTGAGGGACAGCGCTCATCAGGAAAGGCAGCAGGTCCTGGCGCGTCTGCAGGAGGACCACAGTAGAGTGATGAGGGACCTCCAGCAAACCCGGGGCATCCAGCAATACCTAGGGGCTCTCCTGGAGGAGAAGGACCCTTTTCTCCTCATCTGG GCATATCAATCTGAGGATAAAAA GATCAGCTCAGAGCTGAACACACCACTCTTCAGCCCTCAGCCCATCTGCCTGGACAAGAAGCGGACACTGGAGAACATAGAGAACAAGTACCGCCATTTCATCTCGGAGACACTCAGGTGTCTGGAGGAGCTAAAGAAAGACTTCT TTCAGAATCAGCTGACCTTGGACACGAACACGGCCCACCCTCTCCTCAGCATCTCCGACGACCTGCACTCCGCAGCTCGCGTGAAGGAACGCCTGCCgtacccaccccaccccagtcGGTTCGACCACTGGTGCCAAGTCCTAACCATCCAGAGCTTCGCCTCCGGGTCTCACTACTGGGAAGTGGAGGCTGAGGGATACTGGGACATTGCCGTTTCCTACCGTAGCATCGGACGAAAGGGGAGGGACGGCGCAGCCTTTGGGAACAACGGGAAGTCCTGGAGCCTGACGCAGCAAGAAGACGGGACGCTATCAGCATGGCATGACAAGCGCAGGACACCCCTAAGCGCCAGGCTCACCGGTAACCGTGTGGGTGTGTCTCTGGACTGCTGCACCGGCACTATCGCCTTCTGTGAAGTGGGAGACGCACCCAGTCACCTGTACACCTTCAATAGTAACTTCACACAGCCTCTGCATCTCGGATTCGGACTTTACAAGGCAGGGCTCAACAGCAGGATCTCCATTGTGAAGATGTGA